In Fimbriimonadales bacterium, the following are encoded in one genomic region:
- a CDS encoding SH3 domain-containing protein: MGSLALASPKGNPKSSINSPKNSSATTVYVKKPAVRVRKSPSLDSPVLAQVDAGRKAKVLAVAGKWAKVQFPGGTLGFIKREFLGTKPPSTQSSSKTTAPENKVTPASGKVFIKATNVRLRQSPSMNAKSIAVVQKGQPCYLLGTRGSWAKVKFATGKTGYVRRDFIARATANINQKANIKQNTSYRTLVVHKGDNDYKIAKRLGVTVSALHSANPGVKWSRLQIGQTLKIPSKVGKPSFSASGEKINYIPTRLAKINRPDVSIRKGPSTSTSRVTKVNIGTVATILGRSGAWYKVKFPKGTIGYVRGDFLNPYYNRASGSRNTKFLATNSKGSKRSAKWDSSSLSIVDRAMSLLGTRYRYGGTTTRGFDCSGFVYYLYKTTKGVTLPRRSRDQVSVGTPVKRSELKPGDIVLFRTGRSRKINHAGVYIGNGKFVHSSSARGQVKIDSLDSGYYKGRLVAARRLVTKGEKKSASKPSPKIASKSEEKPKPTSLPKKENLTAATPKPETKETSKDGEAKAEPTKKDKE, from the coding sequence GTGGGAAGCCTAGCCTTGGCATCCCCCAAAGGGAACCCAAAATCCTCGATAAATTCCCCTAAAAACTCCTCAGCTACAACCGTTTATGTCAAAAAGCCTGCGGTTCGCGTGAGGAAAAGCCCCTCGCTCGATTCCCCTGTTCTCGCGCAAGTAGATGCGGGGAGAAAGGCGAAGGTGTTGGCAGTCGCTGGGAAATGGGCGAAGGTGCAGTTTCCCGGAGGCACTCTCGGCTTTATCAAAAGGGAATTTCTCGGGACGAAGCCCCCGTCGACTCAGTCTTCCTCCAAGACAACCGCGCCAGAAAATAAAGTAACTCCGGCAAGTGGGAAAGTATTTATCAAAGCTACGAATGTCCGACTCCGTCAATCTCCTTCTATGAACGCTAAGTCCATTGCTGTCGTTCAAAAGGGACAGCCATGTTATCTATTGGGAACTCGAGGTTCATGGGCTAAAGTCAAATTCGCTACAGGAAAAACAGGTTACGTGCGGAGAGATTTCATCGCAAGAGCCACAGCGAATATTAATCAAAAAGCGAATATCAAGCAGAATACGAGTTATCGAACTCTTGTCGTCCACAAAGGCGATAACGATTACAAGATTGCAAAACGCCTCGGAGTTACGGTTTCCGCACTCCACAGCGCAAATCCGGGAGTGAAATGGTCTCGCCTGCAAATTGGACAGACATTAAAAATCCCTTCCAAAGTTGGAAAACCATCATTCAGTGCATCCGGTGAAAAGATCAACTACATTCCTACACGCTTAGCAAAAATCAATCGCCCTGATGTAAGCATACGAAAAGGTCCTAGCACAAGCACTTCGCGTGTGACCAAGGTCAATATCGGAACGGTTGCAACCATCCTCGGTCGTTCTGGAGCTTGGTACAAAGTAAAGTTTCCGAAAGGAACCATCGGTTACGTGCGTGGCGATTTTCTAAACCCATATTACAACCGAGCATCCGGAAGCAGAAACACAAAATTTTTAGCAACCAACAGCAAAGGCTCTAAACGGTCTGCGAAATGGGATTCCTCTTCACTCAGCATCGTAGACCGCGCCATGTCTCTTTTAGGGACTCGCTATCGGTATGGGGGCACAACCACGAGGGGATTCGATTGTTCAGGATTCGTTTATTACTTATATAAAACCACGAAGGGTGTGACTCTTCCCAGGCGTTCCAGAGACCAAGTATCCGTCGGAACGCCAGTGAAAAGGAGCGAATTGAAACCCGGGGACATCGTTTTATTCCGCACGGGAAGAAGCCGAAAAATCAATCACGCGGGCGTATACATCGGGAATGGGAAGTTCGTTCACTCGAGTAGTGCGCGCGGGCAGGTGAAAATAGACAGCCTCGATTCCGGATATTACAAAGGAAGGTTGGTGGCTGCGAGGCGCTTAGTCACGAAAGGTGAAAAGAAATCCGCTTCGAAACCATCTCCAAAAATAGCATCGAAATCAGAAGAAAAACCCAAGCCTACTTCCTTGCCGAAAAAAGAAAATTTAACGGCTGCAACGCCTAAGCCCGAAACGAAAGAAACCTCCAAAGATGGCGAAGCGAAAGCCGAACCAACGAAAAAAGACAAAGAGTAG
- the panB gene encoding 3-methyl-2-oxobutanoate hydroxymethyltransferase, producing MAEKITAPKIRSMKGGRIVCVTAYDAPSARIADAAGVDLILVGDSLGNVVLGYENTLPVTLEDMVHHVKAARQGCSRALFAADMPFGSFQVSKEEAIRSGIELIKAGAEAVKLEGAYTEAIEGLVRAGIPVMGHIGMTPQSVNVFGGFRVQGKGEKADCLLKEAHSIAEAGAFCIVLEMVPMGVAERITKEIPVPTIGIGAGPHCDGEIQVFHDLLGFSPEEPYKHTRRYLESWNLCTEALKQYTADVRAKRFPTEENSF from the coding sequence ATGGCAGAAAAAATAACGGCTCCGAAGATACGCTCTATGAAGGGAGGGAGGATTGTCTGTGTTACTGCATACGATGCCCCCAGCGCGCGTATAGCGGATGCAGCAGGGGTGGATTTGATTCTGGTAGGCGATTCGTTGGGAAATGTCGTGTTAGGGTACGAAAACACACTGCCCGTTACTTTGGAGGATATGGTTCATCATGTAAAAGCAGCGAGGCAGGGTTGTTCTCGTGCTCTTTTCGCCGCGGATATGCCGTTCGGTTCTTTTCAAGTCTCCAAAGAAGAAGCGATTCGTTCGGGAATAGAATTGATCAAGGCTGGCGCCGAAGCGGTCAAATTGGAAGGGGCGTATACAGAAGCGATCGAAGGTTTGGTGCGTGCTGGGATTCCTGTGATGGGACATATCGGCATGACACCGCAGAGCGTGAACGTGTTCGGAGGGTTTCGCGTGCAAGGTAAAGGGGAGAAAGCGGATTGCCTTTTGAAAGAAGCGCATTCTATTGCAGAAGCGGGGGCATTTTGCATCGTTTTAGAGATGGTTCCTATGGGCGTTGCAGAGCGAATTACGAAAGAGATTCCCGTCCCAACGATTGGCATCGGAGCAGGGCCGCATTGCGACGGCGAGATTCAGGTCTTTCACGACCTTTTAGGTTTTTCACCGGAAGAGCCTTACAAACACACGCGTCGGTACTTGGAGAGTTGGAATTTGTGCACAGAGGCTTTGAAGCAATATACAGCAGATGTTCGGGCGAAACGTTTCCCTACGGAAGAGAATAGTTTTTAA
- the flgM gene encoding flagellar biosynthesis anti-sigma factor FlgM has product MRITKEQVLKVLEEKKRTSEPNVPTLLSHQMNVSEDARFIRQLRDEILAMPDVRAELVEEIRARIERGEYKVSAEDIVEAMIRRMIADQAD; this is encoded by the coding sequence ATGAGAATAACAAAAGAACAAGTACTTAAGGTTTTAGAAGAGAAGAAAAGAACTTCGGAGCCCAATGTGCCCACTTTACTTAGCCATCAAATGAACGTCTCTGAGGACGCCCGATTCATTCGTCAATTGCGTGATGAAATTCTCGCAATGCCGGATGTTCGTGCCGAACTCGTCGAAGAGATTCGTGCACGAATCGAGCGTGGAGAATATAAAGTAAGTGCTGAAGATATCGTCGAAGCGATGATTCGCCGCATGATCGCGGATCAAGCAGATTAA
- a CDS encoding tetratricopeptide repeat protein, with protein MASVQDPEHTLNAQTEALYEKGFASRCEGDYASARKYFQEVMERVPGHIKARWQLALIKGFEGDFDGSLADLAQLVQDAPNDPEVRYDYAMTLMMLGFFDEGCEQLREVLRLKPDHEKAKQQLQYCGG; from the coding sequence ATGGCGAGCGTGCAAGACCCGGAACATACTCTCAACGCACAAACAGAGGCGCTCTATGAAAAAGGATTCGCTTCTCGTTGTGAAGGCGATTACGCGTCGGCAAGGAAATATTTCCAAGAGGTTATGGAGCGCGTGCCCGGGCACATCAAAGCACGATGGCAGTTAGCTTTGATCAAAGGTTTCGAAGGAGATTTCGATGGTAGCCTCGCCGATTTAGCGCAATTGGTACAAGATGCTCCCAATGACCCCGAGGTGCGTTACGATTACGCGATGACGCTGATGATGTTAGGCTTTTTCGACGAAGGTTGTGAGCAACTCCGTGAAGTGCTTCGTTTGAAACCCGACCACGAAAAAGCAAAACAGCAACTCCAATATTGCGGCGGATAG
- a CDS encoding PEP-CTERM sorting domain-containing protein (PEP-CTERM proteins occur, often in large numbers, in the proteomes of bacteria that also encode an exosortase, a predicted intramembrane cysteine proteinase. The presence of a PEP-CTERM domain at a protein's C-terminus predicts cleavage within the sorting domain, followed by covalent anchoring to some some component of the (usually Gram-negative) cell surface. Many PEP-CTERM proteins exhibit an unusual sequence composition that includes large numbers of potential glycosylation sites. Expression of one such protein has been shown restore the ability of a bacterium to form floc, a type of biofilm.), with translation MKRFLTVLATLQVAFLFTTSKASVPKEQAFADDKVLNSVVRILYAADKDGKNGLFSGTGSIIGKGIVNGNYMLCLLTADHVLTDDWGDLDKGLAFAFGNAKPPGNSDGTLLDTKLIFRWGPDKKKPWDLAVAGAKVSKEDFDKALVRELAIEKNDKAEFTLVGFGLTGEKYVGDPRGAYDMEAKSSGTQRWMNNKRVSITADFTPNYKYNKIKYVFNNMEWQLNPSEGLNKGDWVAGEGYSGKGDSGAPYFSSGRDAEGKPFTDKIIGVHAWGQERQGLILWGAAAGGVSFTDTEVKWIQEKCAAIVPEPATILVLATFVGGYLLRRAKK, from the coding sequence ATGAAAAGATTTTTGACCGTATTGGCGACCTTACAAGTCGCTTTCTTATTTACGACAAGTAAAGCAAGCGTGCCCAAAGAACAGGCTTTCGCGGATGACAAGGTCCTGAATTCCGTCGTGAGAATCCTTTACGCCGCGGATAAAGATGGAAAGAATGGTCTCTTTTCCGGAACAGGAAGCATTATCGGCAAAGGAATAGTCAACGGAAACTACATGCTGTGCCTTCTCACAGCCGACCACGTGCTTACCGATGATTGGGGAGACTTGGATAAGGGATTGGCGTTTGCTTTCGGTAATGCGAAACCACCCGGAAACAGTGATGGGACTCTCCTCGATACTAAACTTATTTTCAGATGGGGACCTGATAAGAAAAAGCCATGGGATTTAGCAGTTGCAGGTGCAAAAGTAAGCAAAGAAGACTTCGACAAAGCTTTGGTTCGCGAATTGGCAATAGAGAAAAACGATAAGGCTGAATTCACTTTGGTCGGATTCGGATTGACGGGAGAGAAATACGTCGGTGACCCGAGAGGAGCCTACGATATGGAAGCGAAGTCGAGCGGAACACAGCGTTGGATGAACAACAAACGCGTTTCTATAACTGCGGATTTCACTCCGAATTACAAATACAACAAAATCAAATACGTTTTCAACAATATGGAATGGCAGCTAAACCCTTCAGAAGGTCTAAATAAAGGGGATTGGGTTGCAGGAGAAGGATACAGCGGTAAAGGTGATTCCGGTGCGCCTTATTTTTCCTCAGGGCGTGACGCAGAAGGCAAACCTTTTACGGACAAGATCATCGGCGTCCATGCATGGGGTCAAGAACGACAAGGACTCATTCTCTGGGGCGCTGCAGCAGGTGGAGTTTCTTTTACGGACACAGAAGTGAAGTGGATTCAAGAAAAATGTGCGGCAATCGTTCCCGAACCCGCTACGATTTTAGTCCTTGCAACATTCGTAGGCGGATATTTACTAAGACGCGCGAAAAAATAA
- a CDS encoding O-antigen ligase family protein, with protein sequence MKSERRSTIFFLSALALSPWLGGRIPLGADPIAPDEWFYRIFVERMVPSIGQALIAFLVLCGIFSAVYKRRVLPLPAPFLTVSLFALWGLLGLSLFFTSFPHESLLEFPRWTIYVFVLFLSIFCLGRGEGTTLALQVLGISIFIVSVDGVREYITSGVSNWRIFAGWQNPNALASVLALSLPALLALSIIRTGESLSKIVAYSFGLAVILCALWLTQSKGGLLSALVGLIVFGIFAIGEAFRTRKFPWGNFARVSVVSGVILGVLLFLVYIPVGEGKEPTMRIATASQEGEQSVGYRIKLWQETFDMIKQLPFAGGGIGTFAEMNPRYFSIPGSRLAHNAYLQMAAEAGFFALAMMLLFGLGWLTYVGQPHRAVSWENNFLRCGILGSIAAGGANGLVESSFSYFGFSVIFFTLLGLGLLLSADGVRPEQWSKLVQMFVFVLIPLGAFLYLLTSATAEGFVADGLYRFANDRDSAYSRFEFASKISPLNPIPLLTAGKSLLFEAHETGSRSKAKQALSYFERLVKLRPSSASFSWLAEAQILAGEKTKAMESFRRAIELSPHNPRYRADFFLFLKNEGYTANARKEAEEIVKMENSEYFRYNALPWLVNTDTLPARLYLAEIAREQGDARREIEMLEGAFRILADYRKKTYTELMRITGGDLSLAPRILASETPEKIQELYAELLSVSERLIELYRSEGNDKKADEIRSEVEKLK encoded by the coding sequence TTGAAATCCGAACGTCGGTCTACGATTTTTTTCTTATCTGCGCTCGCACTCTCTCCATGGTTGGGGGGGCGAATACCGTTAGGCGCGGACCCCATAGCGCCGGACGAATGGTTCTATCGAATCTTCGTCGAGCGCATGGTTCCCTCTATCGGTCAAGCGCTTATTGCTTTTCTCGTTCTATGCGGGATTTTCTCTGCGGTTTATAAAAGACGCGTTCTCCCTTTGCCTGCGCCGTTTCTTACGGTAAGTTTGTTCGCTTTGTGGGGACTTTTAGGCTTGTCGTTGTTCTTCACTTCTTTTCCGCATGAATCCCTTTTAGAATTCCCCCGCTGGACGATTTATGTTTTTGTGCTTTTCTTGAGCATTTTTTGTTTGGGAAGAGGAGAGGGAACAACGTTGGCGCTGCAAGTGCTTGGAATCTCGATTTTTATAGTAAGTGTAGACGGGGTTCGCGAATACATCACATCGGGCGTCAGTAATTGGAGAATTTTCGCAGGATGGCAGAACCCGAATGCATTGGCTTCGGTATTGGCGTTGAGTTTGCCCGCACTTCTTGCGCTTTCGATCATTCGAACCGGCGAGTCTCTTTCGAAAATCGTCGCTTATTCTTTCGGACTCGCCGTGATTCTTTGTGCGCTTTGGTTAACCCAATCTAAGGGGGGGCTTTTGAGTGCATTAGTTGGCTTAATCGTTTTTGGAATTTTCGCGATAGGAGAGGCATTTCGAACACGAAAATTCCCGTGGGGTAATTTTGCGAGAGTCTCTGTCGTGAGCGGGGTGATCTTAGGTGTTTTACTTTTTTTAGTGTACATCCCGGTAGGCGAAGGGAAAGAGCCGACTATGAGGATTGCGACAGCATCGCAAGAAGGAGAACAATCCGTAGGCTATCGTATAAAATTATGGCAGGAAACTTTCGATATGATCAAACAATTACCTTTTGCAGGGGGGGGAATCGGGACGTTTGCCGAAATGAATCCACGATATTTCTCCATTCCCGGCTCTCGTCTCGCTCATAACGCTTATTTGCAGATGGCAGCGGAGGCAGGGTTTTTCGCTTTAGCGATGATGTTGCTTTTCGGGTTAGGATGGTTAACATATGTAGGTCAGCCCCATCGCGCTGTTTCATGGGAAAACAACTTCTTACGTTGCGGAATATTGGGTTCTATAGCCGCTGGGGGGGCGAATGGTTTGGTCGAATCCAGTTTCAGTTATTTCGGTTTTTCGGTCATCTTCTTCACACTGCTGGGCCTCGGACTTCTGCTTTCTGCGGATGGAGTTCGTCCAGAACAGTGGAGCAAACTCGTTCAGATGTTCGTTTTCGTCTTAATTCCATTGGGTGCTTTTCTGTATCTATTAACATCTGCGACTGCGGAGGGTTTCGTCGCGGATGGTTTATATCGTTTCGCGAATGATAGAGACTCCGCTTATTCGCGTTTCGAATTCGCATCGAAAATATCTCCTTTAAATCCCATTCCACTGTTGACAGCAGGAAAATCTCTATTATTCGAAGCGCACGAAACCGGTTCTCGCAGTAAGGCGAAACAGGCATTGTCGTATTTCGAGCGTTTGGTGAAATTGCGTCCCAGTTCTGCTTCTTTCTCATGGCTTGCAGAAGCGCAAATCCTCGCGGGCGAAAAGACAAAGGCTATGGAAAGTTTTCGTCGCGCAATCGAACTCTCTCCTCATAACCCTCGCTATCGAGCCGATTTTTTCCTGTTTCTAAAAAACGAAGGATATACAGCGAACGCGCGCAAAGAAGCAGAAGAGATTGTGAAAATGGAGAACTCGGAGTATTTTCGTTACAATGCTTTGCCGTGGCTCGTGAATACGGATACTCTACCTGCGCGTTTATACTTGGCTGAGATTGCGAGAGAACAAGGTGATGCGCGAAGAGAGATCGAGATGCTGGAGGGGGCATTTCGGATTCTTGCCGATTATCGAAAGAAAACGTACACGGAGTTGATGAGGATTACGGGGGGGGATTTATCCTTAGCACCTCGTATCCTCGC
- a CDS encoding glycosyltransferase family 2 protein has product MQDFDLTLSICSWNTLEDLRACLQSLEKVRDEARFEVIVADNASIDGSAEMVQKEFPWVRLIRLCYNIGFAGGHNLNFHYSKGKLFMPLNSDTIVHPHAIRNIVEFMKENPPVGVLGPKLLNPDGSLQFSCRRFPTPQAALFRNTILGKLFPKNRYTREYLMQDWAHDEAKDVDWVSGAAICVRREVFERLGGFDERFFMYLEDVDLCYRTHQSNYRVVYLPTAVITHAIGRSTDKAANRMIRQFHRSMLLFYKKHYMKNVPFVFRPFVLLAAWDFLFLRQNSLILRNVFHAVVRGLKRA; this is encoded by the coding sequence ATGCAGGATTTCGACCTGACCCTATCAATTTGTAGTTGGAATACTTTAGAAGACCTTCGCGCATGTCTGCAGAGTCTCGAGAAAGTAAGGGACGAAGCACGTTTCGAGGTCATCGTCGCGGATAACGCGAGCATAGACGGGAGTGCGGAGATGGTTCAAAAGGAATTCCCCTGGGTGCGTTTGATTCGTCTTTGCTACAACATCGGTTTTGCGGGGGGGCATAATTTGAATTTTCATTATTCTAAAGGCAAATTGTTCATGCCTTTGAATTCCGATACAATCGTTCATCCTCATGCGATTCGAAACATCGTAGAATTTATGAAAGAGAACCCTCCGGTGGGGGTTTTGGGTCCGAAGTTGCTCAATCCGGACGGTTCTTTGCAGTTTAGTTGCAGAAGATTTCCGACTCCTCAAGCGGCGCTTTTCCGTAATACGATTTTAGGGAAATTGTTTCCTAAGAACCGTTATACACGGGAGTATTTAATGCAGGATTGGGCGCATGACGAAGCGAAGGATGTAGATTGGGTGAGCGGCGCTGCGATTTGCGTGAGGCGGGAAGTTTTCGAAAGATTGGGGGGGTTCGACGAACGTTTTTTTATGTACTTGGAAGACGTAGATTTGTGCTACCGTACACATCAATCGAATTATCGCGTGGTGTATCTTCCGACTGCGGTAATCACTCACGCAATCGGGCGAAGCACGGATAAGGCTGCGAACCGAATGATACGTCAGTTTCATCGCAGTATGCTTTTATTTTATAAAAAACATTATATGAAGAACGTTCCTTTCGTGTTTCGTCCGTTCGTTCTCCTCGCGGCATGGGATTTTCTCTTTCTCCGGCAGAATAGTTTGATTTTAAGGAATGTTTTTCACGCAGTGGTGCGGGGGTTGAAACGCGCTTGA
- a CDS encoding FAD/NAD(P)-binding oxidoreductase, whose product MASKTLILGGGFGGLVTATTLRNLLPSDHEIILLEKSQTFTMGTTKTWLMLGKQTRKQIEHPRRGLEKRGVRLHLAQIQKIDAEKREVDTDKGKFAADYLVIALGADYDMNRIPGLAQASEEFYSVNGAERLNSVVKDFSEGELVLLIPAIPFKCPPAPYEGVFLLHDYFVRNNKRVRMNISVYTVEGAPMATAGPEIGNFIKSELAKRNIAYHTQKKTLRVDPDTKKIVFEDGEVKYDLLITIPPHKAPDAVKESGLLDQRGWIPADPKTLRMKDLNKAFAIGDVAVVPLPGRFKSDMPLVLPKAGVFAESEGKVVATQIASEILGKEPSEFDGKGFCYVEMGDMHAFRGDGSFFDLPHPTMKPKVPDMTQYQEKIKWVEDWVKKYVE is encoded by the coding sequence ATGGCATCGAAAACTCTCATCTTAGGCGGCGGTTTCGGGGGATTGGTAACTGCGACCACACTTAGAAACTTGCTTCCCAGCGATCATGAAATTATTCTTCTCGAGAAATCACAAACGTTCACGATGGGCACGACGAAAACTTGGCTCATGCTGGGCAAACAAACGCGAAAACAAATCGAGCATCCTCGCCGCGGTTTAGAAAAACGAGGCGTTCGACTGCATCTTGCGCAAATCCAGAAAATAGACGCTGAAAAAAGAGAAGTAGACACGGACAAAGGAAAATTTGCAGCGGATTATCTCGTAATTGCGTTGGGTGCGGATTACGATATGAATCGTATTCCCGGTCTCGCGCAAGCGTCGGAGGAGTTTTATAGCGTGAACGGGGCGGAACGCTTGAATTCCGTAGTAAAAGATTTCAGCGAAGGAGAACTCGTTCTTCTCATCCCTGCAATCCCGTTCAAATGCCCCCCCGCGCCTTATGAAGGAGTGTTTTTATTGCACGATTATTTCGTAAGAAATAACAAAAGGGTCAGGATGAATATTTCTGTCTATACGGTAGAAGGCGCTCCGATGGCCACTGCCGGTCCTGAAATAGGAAATTTCATAAAAAGTGAACTCGCGAAACGAAATATCGCATATCATACACAAAAGAAAACATTGCGGGTCGATCCGGATACGAAAAAAATTGTTTTCGAAGATGGGGAAGTGAAATACGATTTGTTGATTACCATCCCCCCCCATAAAGCTCCCGATGCCGTGAAAGAAAGCGGATTGCTCGACCAGCGCGGGTGGATTCCTGCCGATCCGAAGACGCTTCGCATGAAGGATCTCAATAAAGCATTCGCCATCGGAGATGTAGCAGTCGTCCCTTTGCCGGGTCGTTTCAAATCCGATATGCCTCTCGTTCTTCCCAAAGCGGGAGTTTTTGCGGAAAGCGAGGGCAAAGTCGTGGCTACGCAAATCGCTTCCGAGATTTTAGGTAAAGAGCCGAGCGAATTCGATGGGAAAGGTTTTTGTTATGTAGAGATGGGGGATATGCATGCTTTCAGAGGAGACGGCTCCTTTTTCGACCTTCCCCACCCAACGATGAAACCCAAGGTTCCGGATATGACACAGTACCAAGAGAAAATTAAATGGGTGGAGGATTGGGTGAAGAAATATGTAGAGTGA
- a CDS encoding glycosyltransferase family 2 protein — protein sequence MLSIIIVNWNTKDYLQRCLASIFKHPPDGDWEVLVIDNGSKDSSAEMCSLEFPEVRLFALPGNIGYAAANNLGFRESRGEFLLTLNPDTEFFDDSLSKAVRLMKEAMEVGALAGRLLNPDGTTQRSIRSFPTPLALFWQVTGFSNLFPRSRFFNAYRMPDFDYSKEADVEQPMGSFLMFRKKAIEEVGLMDEQFPIFFNEVDLLYRMRLRGWKIRYSPEVRVIHHGGASTRRVRKAMIWESHRSLIRYYRKWYFHGWNIVLFPFFVAAVYIAAFIRARGFHAGFRPDPINL from the coding sequence ATGCTGAGCATCATCATCGTGAATTGGAACACCAAGGATTATCTCCAACGATGTTTGGCGTCTATTTTCAAACATCCTCCAGATGGAGACTGGGAAGTTCTCGTGATTGACAATGGTAGTAAGGATAGTTCTGCCGAAATGTGTTCGCTCGAGTTTCCCGAGGTGCGTCTTTTTGCACTTCCAGGAAACATAGGATATGCGGCGGCGAACAATTTGGGTTTTCGAGAATCTCGAGGTGAATTTCTTTTGACACTCAATCCCGATACGGAATTTTTCGATGATAGTTTATCGAAGGCAGTGAGGCTCATGAAGGAGGCAATGGAGGTGGGGGCATTGGCTGGAAGACTTCTCAACCCCGATGGAACTACGCAACGAAGCATTCGGAGTTTCCCGACTCCATTAGCGCTCTTTTGGCAAGTGACCGGTTTTTCGAATCTTTTTCCGAGAAGCCGATTCTTCAACGCCTACCGAATGCCGGATTTCGATTACTCGAAAGAAGCGGATGTCGAACAACCGATGGGTTCGTTTTTGATGTTCCGGAAAAAAGCGATCGAGGAAGTAGGGCTGATGGACGAGCAGTTTCCGATTTTTTTTAATGAAGTGGATTTGCTTTATCGAATGAGGTTGCGAGGATGGAAAATTCGTTATTCGCCAGAGGTTCGAGTTATTCATCACGGTGGGGCGAGCACTCGTCGAGTTCGCAAGGCGATGATATGGGAATCCCATCGAAGCCTGATTCGTTATTATCGAAAGTGGTATTTTCACGGATGGAATATCGTTCTATTTCCTTTTTTCGTAGCGGCGGTATATATCGCCGCTTTTATTCGAGCGCGAGGTTTTCATGCAGGATTTCGACCTGACCCTATCAATTTGTAG